From Alosa sapidissima isolate fAloSap1 chromosome 7, fAloSap1.pri, whole genome shotgun sequence, the proteins below share one genomic window:
- the si:dkey-150i13.2 gene encoding mitochondrial carnitine/acylcarnitine carrier protein: MGETEPGRRISPVKNFVAGGVAGACLLFAGHPLDTIKVRLQTQPKVSPTQYVLYTGTYDCFRKTVSKEGILGLYRGMGAPLAGVAPMMAISFFGFGLGKQLLQSDPNIPHTYAQIFMSGMLGGVFTTVIVAPGERIKCLLQVQSTSGQLKYAGPVDCAIRLYKEQGIRSVYKGTVLTLIRDVPSNGLYFLTYEYVKRLLTPEGESVHHLSTPKIILAGGTAGILNWVIALPPDVLKSNFQTAADGRYRGLMDVLKELIREEGARALYKGFTAVMLRAFPANAACFLGFEVALKGLNWLAPGW; this comes from the exons ATGGGAGAGACGGAGCCGGGGAGAAGGATTTCCCCGGTGAAAAACTTCGTTGCAGGTGGAGTCGCCGGAGCGTGCCTTTTATTTGCTGGACACCCACTTGATACGATCAAG GTTCgccttcaaacacaacccaaaGTCTCCCCTACCCAATATGTGCTCTACACAGGAACATATGACTGTTTTAGAAAGACAGTGTCCAAAGAG GGAATTTTGGGTCTTTACAGAGGCATGGGGGCCCCTCTGGCTGGCGTTGCCCCGATGATGGCCATTAGCTTCTTTGGCTTCGGACTGGGGAAGCAGCTGCTTCAGTCTGACCCCAACATCCCTCACAC GTATGCTCAGATCTTTATGTCTGGTATGTTGGGAGGAGTCTTCACCACCGTGATCGTAGCACCTGGAGAAAGAATAAAATGTTTGCTTCAG GTTCAGTCCACTTCTGGTCAGTTAAAGTATGCTGGACCTGTGGACTGTGCAATCAGGCTTTACAAGGAGCAGGGGATTCGCAGTGTTTACAAAGGAACAGTACTAACTCTTATCAGAG ATGTGCCTTCCAATGgtctatatttcttgacctatGAGTATGTGAAACGCCTACTAACGCCAGAAGGTGAAAG TGTTCACCACCTCAGTACTCCCAAAATTATTCTGGCTGGTGGAACAGCAGGCATCTTGAACTGGGTGATTGCCCTCCCTCCAGATGTGCTGAAGTCCAACTTCCAGACAG CTGCGGATGGACGCTACAGGGGACTAATGGATGTTCTCAAGGAATTAATACGAGAGGAAGGAGCCCGTGCGCTCTACAAGGGCTTCACTGCTGTCATGCTGAGAGCTTTCCCTGCCAATGCG GCTTGTTTCCTGGGGTTTGAAGTGGCCCTGAAGGGCCTGAACTGGTTGGCTCCTGGCTGGTGA
- the LOC121713180 gene encoding rab GDP dissociation inhibitor alpha translates to MDEEYDVIVLGTGLTECILSGIMSVNGKKVLHMDRNPYYGGESSSITPLEELYKRFGLSDSPPESMGRGRDWNVDLIPKFLMANGQLVKMLLYTEVTRYLDFKVVEGSFVYKGGKIYKVPSTETEALASNLMGMFEKRRFRKFLVFVANFDENDPKTFEGVDPKATSMRDVYKKFDLGQDVIDFTGHALALYRTDDYMDQPCLETINRIKLYSESLARYGKSPYLYPLYGLGELPQGFARLSAIYGGTYMLNKPVDEIVMENGRVVGVKSEGEVARCKQLICDPSYIPDRVRKAGQVIRVICVLSHPIKNTSDANSCQIIIPQNQVNRNSDIYVCMISYAHNVAAQGKYIAIVSTTVETSEPEAEIEPALELLEPIDQKFVAISDLYEPSDDGSESQVFASRAYDATTHFETTCNDIKDIYKRMTGSDFDFENMKRKQNDVFGEDEQ, encoded by the exons ATGGATGAGGAATATGATGTGATCGTTTTGGGCACTGGTCTTACG GAGTGCATCTTGTCTGGGATCATGTCCGTAAATGGCAAGAAGGTTCTACACATGGACAGGAACCCTTACTATGGGGGCGAGAGTTCCTCCATCACCCCTTTAGAGGAG CTGTACAAGCGCTTTGGCCTTAGTGACAGCCCTCCTGAGTCTATGGGCCGAGGCAGGGATTGGAACGTGGACCTCATCCCCAAGTTCCTCATGGCCAATG GGCAGCTGGTGAAGATGCTGCTGTACACAGAGGTGACTCGCTACCTGGACTTCAAGGTGGTGGAAGGCAGCTTTGTCTACAAGGGAGGGAAGATCTACAAGGTGCCCTCCACCGAGACGGAGGCTCTGGCTTCCA ACCTGATGGGCATGTTTGAGAAGAGAAGGTTCAGGAAGTTCCTCGTGTTTGTGGCTAACTTTGACGAGAACGACCCTAAGACCTTTGAGGGCGTTGATCCAAAGGCGACCTCAATGAGAGACGTCTACAAGAAGTTTGACCTTGGCCAGGATGTCATCGACTTCACGGGCCACGCCCTGGCTCTCTATAGGACAGATGA CTACATGGATCAGCCTTGCCTGGAGACCATTAACCGCATTAAGCTGTACAGCGAGTCCCTTGCTCGCTATGGCAAGAGTCCCTATCTTTACCCCCTCTATGGGCTGGGAGAACTGCCTCAGGGATTCGCCCG GTTAAGTGCGATTTATGGTGGCACATACATGCTGAACAAACCAGTGGATGAGATTGTGATGGAGAACGGCCGTGTGGTCGGTGTGAAGTCAGAGGGAGAG GTCGCACGCTGCAAGCAGCTCATCTGTGACCCCAGCTACATCCCTGACCGCGTGCGGAAAGCGGGTCAGGTGATCAGGGTGATCTGTGTCCTGAGCCACCCCATCAAGAATACCAGCGATGCCAACTCCTGTCAGATCATCATTCCCCAGAATCAGGTCAACCGCAACTCCG ACATCTATGTGTGTATGATCTCATATGCGCACAACGTGGCTGCCCAGGGGAAGTACATCGCCATTGTCAGCACCACCGTGGAGACAAGCGAACCCGAGGCTGAGATCGAGCCCGCCCTCGAACTACTGGAGCCCATCGACCAGAA GTTTGTGGCCATCAGCGACCTCTACGAGCCTTCAGACGACGGATCTGAGAGCCAG GTCTTCGCCTCCAGAGCGTACGACGCCACCACCCACTTCGAGACTACCTGCAATGACATCAAAGACATCTACAAGCGCATGACGGGCagtgactttgactttgagaacATGAAGCGCAAACAGAACGATGTGTTTGGCGAGGACGAGCAGTGA